Proteins co-encoded in one Leptospira dzoumogneensis genomic window:
- a CDS encoding VOC family protein: MKRVTGIGGIFFSAKDPAKLGSWYKTHLGIDVQSWGGAAFRWVDSAGNPTNGTTAWSVGDGSYFAPSKSTFMINYRVEDLHGLLKVLREEGCQVLEKVEESEYGIFGWVMDPEGNKVELWQPPAGQ, encoded by the coding sequence ATGAAACGAGTTACAGGTATTGGTGGGATTTTCTTCAGTGCTAAGGATCCTGCTAAGCTAGGTTCCTGGTACAAAACTCATCTTGGAATAGATGTCCAGTCTTGGGGTGGTGCAGCATTTCGTTGGGTCGATTCTGCCGGTAATCCTACAAATGGCACAACTGCTTGGTCAGTTGGAGACGGTTCTTATTTTGCACCTAGCAAGTCAACGTTTATGATTAACTATCGAGTGGAAGATCTTCATGGGTTATTGAAAGTACTTCGGGAAGAAGGTTGTCAAGTCCTGGAGAAGGTAGAAGAATCTGAATACGGGATATTCGGTTGGGTCATGGATCCGGAAGGAAACAAGGTTGAACTCTGGCAACCACCTGCGGGCCAATAG
- a CDS encoding SRPBCC domain-containing protein produces MDSKQITIQAAIAADIKKAWDYYTNPQHIINWNFATDDWQCPWAKNDLKPGGKYSARMEAKDGSFGFEFEAIYDTVVDQKNFAYTMGDGRKAAVNFENKDNKTIVTVIFDPESLNPIEMQRDGWQAILNNFKKYTEAN; encoded by the coding sequence ATGGACTCAAAACAAATCACTATTCAGGCTGCGATTGCAGCAGACATTAAAAAAGCATGGGACTATTACACCAATCCGCAGCATATTATCAATTGGAATTTTGCAACTGACGATTGGCAATGCCCTTGGGCAAAAAATGATCTGAAGCCGGGCGGCAAGTACAGCGCAAGAATGGAAGCTAAGGATGGAAGTTTCGGCTTCGAGTTTGAAGCAATTTACGATACAGTCGTTGATCAGAAAAATTTTGCTTATACGATGGGAGATGGTAGAAAGGCAGCAGTTAACTTTGAGAATAAAGATAACAAAACTATTGTAACAGTAATTTTTGATCCGGAATCATTAAACCCCATTGAAATGCAGAGAGACGGCTGGCAGGCGATACTTAATAATTTCAAGAAGTATACAGAGGCCAATTAA
- a CDS encoding MmcQ/YjbR family DNA-binding protein, with amino-acid sequence MISLDKVRKLALALPEAKEEPHFEKISFRVSKKIFATVDQENKKIVLKFDRNDQDFFSAASKGSVYPIENKWGQQGWTCVEMKSTDLSLFKDMLAVSYCGVAPKRLMDAARQNLKPSKKP; translated from the coding sequence ATGATATCCTTAGACAAAGTAAGAAAACTTGCATTAGCTCTTCCGGAAGCAAAAGAAGAACCTCATTTTGAAAAAATTTCATTTAGAGTGAGTAAAAAAATTTTTGCAACGGTTGATCAGGAGAATAAGAAGATAGTTCTTAAATTTGATCGGAACGACCAAGATTTCTTCTCAGCAGCATCTAAGGGCTCCGTTTATCCTATAGAAAATAAATGGGGACAGCAGGGTTGGACCTGTGTGGAAATGAAATCTACTGATCTATCTTTATTTAAAGATATGTTAGCGGTTTCTTATTGTGGAGTTGCTCCAAAAAGACTCATGGATGCGGCTCGGCAGAATTTGAAACCCAGCAAGAAACCATAA
- a CDS encoding GNAT family N-acetyltransferase: MSIEAISNRNLDEVLPLIRKYQEFYKIESIDNEKNRIFFSQFGEGSSLGCLFGYRTEGRMAGFATVYFSYASSIISKVAIMNDLFTLDEFRKQGIGESLINHCAKYAKSQGAVRLQWVTAPSNLTAQALYKKVGAMQSTWEFFSYNSPA; this comes from the coding sequence ATGAGCATAGAAGCCATTTCAAATAGAAATCTGGACGAAGTTCTTCCTTTGATCCGCAAATACCAAGAATTTTACAAAATAGAATCTATCGATAATGAGAAGAATAGAATATTTTTCTCTCAGTTTGGTGAAGGCAGCAGTTTAGGTTGTTTATTCGGATATAGGACAGAAGGAAGAATGGCCGGCTTTGCTACCGTATATTTCTCATATGCGTCCAGCATTATAAGCAAAGTAGCTATTATGAATGATCTTTTTACTTTGGATGAATTCAGAAAGCAGGGAATAGGCGAATCTCTTATTAATCATTGTGCAAAATATGCAAAATCTCAAGGAGCTGTTAGACTACAATGGGTGACTGCTCCAAGTAATTTAACTGCTCAGGCTTTATATAAGAAAGTAGGGGCCATGCAAAGCACCTGGGAATTTTTTTCCTATAATTCACCCGCATAA
- a CDS encoding iron chaperone, which translates to MDKTKSTFQSIDEYIKTFPKEVQSILQELRKVIREEAPEASEKISYQIPTFYLNGNLVHFAAYKNHIGFYPGASGIAKFKKEIDKYKNAKGSVQFPIDQSLPFDLVRKIVKFRVGEFKKKVPKKTKKK; encoded by the coding sequence ATGGATAAAACAAAAAGCACATTCCAATCGATCGACGAGTACATCAAAACTTTTCCGAAAGAGGTCCAGTCCATTCTTCAGGAACTCCGGAAAGTGATTAGAGAAGAAGCTCCGGAAGCAAGCGAGAAGATCAGCTATCAGATCCCGACTTTCTACCTGAATGGAAATTTGGTACATTTTGCCGCTTATAAAAATCATATCGGTTTTTATCCGGGAGCAAGCGGTATCGCTAAATTTAAGAAAGAGATCGATAAATACAAAAATGCAAAAGGTTCCGTTCAATTTCCGATCGATCAATCTTTACCTTTCGATCTGGTCCGTAAGATCGTAAAATTTAGAGTAGGTGAATTTAAGAAGAAGGTCCCTAAAAAAACGAAAAAGAAATAA
- a CDS encoding DoxX family protein, with translation MGSENVSKGQLWTGRVLSGLVVLFLLFDGVLKFFLDKMPPEAQAEGAKLGYPTEVMPYLGTILIVSTLLYAFPRTAVLGATLLTGYLGGAVATHVRVLNPLGSHILFPIYLGIILWAGLYLRFPKLREVTPLQK, from the coding sequence ATGGGATCTGAAAACGTTTCGAAAGGCCAGCTCTGGACCGGTCGAGTGCTCAGTGGATTAGTTGTACTTTTTCTACTCTTTGATGGTGTATTAAAATTTTTCTTAGATAAAATGCCGCCGGAAGCTCAGGCAGAAGGAGCTAAGCTCGGCTATCCGACTGAGGTAATGCCTTACTTGGGAACGATCCTAATCGTCAGCACTTTGTTATACGCGTTTCCTAGAACTGCAGTTTTAGGGGCAACTTTACTCACCGGTTATTTGGGTGGAGCGGTTGCCACTCATGTTCGAGTTTTGAATCCTTTAGGTTCTCATATCTTATTTCCTATTTATTTGGGAATCATCTTATGGGCGGGCTTATATCTTAGATTTCCTAAATTGAGAGAAGTAACTCCTTTACAGAAATAA
- a CDS encoding helix-turn-helix domain-containing protein, with protein sequence MKITDRQKKKFLKSLKQARIEAGLTQSEVAEQIGASQSFISKIESGSISLEVEIFLKLYQLYEKPAVYFFSAFSRK encoded by the coding sequence TTGAAAATAACGGACAGACAAAAGAAAAAATTCTTAAAGTCCCTGAAACAGGCAAGGATCGAAGCAGGGCTCACTCAATCAGAAGTCGCCGAGCAGATTGGGGCCAGTCAAAGTTTCATTTCTAAAATAGAGTCAGGAAGTATCTCTTTAGAAGTGGAGATATTCTTAAAGTTATATCAATTATACGAAAAGCCTGCGGTATATTTTTTCTCCGCATTCTCCCGGAAATAA
- a CDS encoding NAD(P)/FAD-dependent oxidoreductase, which translates to MTQELELRLLPEIAEQSDRLTEYISKSKKISLSDIKHIEVLNHSIDARQKTVFVNLKVRVYINEEFVAEEIHLPDYPDVKNSKEVIVIGAGPAGLFSALELIQSGLRPIVLERGKDVKSRPKDLQNINAHHIVDEDSNYCFGEGGAGTYSDGKLYTRSKKRGNVRRILELLVGFGANPNILIEAHPHIGTNKLPSIVRRMRETIQERGGEVHFNQRVTDLILEGNSIKGVVTKNGDRFLSDKVILATGHSARDIFELLHHKGIEIHLKPLAVGVRVEHKQSLIDSIQYSCADRGPFLPPSPYSIVKQIQGRGVYSFCMCPGGVIAACATKPGEVVTNGWSSSKRARPTANSGIVVELRQEDFLPFQKFGPLAAMEFQKEIEQKAWIAGGKTQTAPAARLVDFVEGKISADLPKTSYPPGIISADLSSVLPKFVMNALQNGFKEFNKSMRGYLTNEAVVHAPETRTSSPVSIPRDPETLEHIRIKGLYPCGEGAGYAGGIVSAAMDGIRCAQACAVHV; encoded by the coding sequence ATGACCCAAGAATTAGAACTTAGGCTTTTGCCTGAGATCGCCGAACAATCGGATCGACTCACAGAATATATTTCCAAATCCAAAAAGATCTCTTTATCGGATATTAAACATATCGAGGTCTTAAATCATTCTATTGATGCCAGACAAAAAACCGTCTTCGTCAATCTCAAAGTCAGAGTTTATATCAACGAAGAATTTGTGGCAGAAGAGATCCATCTGCCTGATTATCCCGATGTCAAAAATTCTAAAGAAGTGATCGTGATCGGAGCAGGGCCCGCCGGTTTATTCTCCGCTTTGGAACTGATCCAATCCGGTTTGAGACCTATCGTTCTGGAAAGAGGAAAGGACGTTAAATCAAGGCCTAAAGATCTTCAAAATATCAACGCTCATCATATCGTGGATGAGGATTCCAATTATTGTTTCGGGGAAGGTGGAGCAGGCACTTATTCAGACGGGAAACTTTATACAAGGTCCAAAAAAAGAGGGAATGTCCGCCGCATTCTGGAATTACTTGTAGGTTTTGGAGCAAATCCTAATATTCTAATAGAGGCTCATCCTCATATAGGTACAAATAAACTTCCTAGTATCGTTCGTAGAATGAGAGAAACCATCCAAGAAAGAGGCGGAGAAGTCCATTTCAACCAAAGAGTGACCGATCTGATCTTAGAAGGTAATTCTATCAAGGGTGTCGTCACGAAGAATGGGGATCGTTTTCTTTCCGACAAAGTGATTTTGGCTACCGGACATTCCGCTAGAGATATATTCGAGTTATTGCATCATAAAGGAATCGAGATCCATTTAAAACCGCTCGCTGTAGGTGTCAGGGTAGAACATAAACAATCTTTAATAGACTCTATCCAGTATAGCTGCGCAGACAGAGGGCCTTTTCTTCCTCCTTCTCCTTATAGTATTGTAAAACAGATCCAAGGTAGGGGAGTGTATTCCTTCTGTATGTGTCCCGGAGGAGTGATTGCGGCTTGCGCTACAAAACCTGGAGAGGTTGTGACAAATGGTTGGTCTTCTTCCAAAAGAGCAAGGCCTACTGCAAATTCCGGGATCGTGGTGGAACTAAGGCAAGAGGACTTTCTACCTTTCCAAAAATTCGGTCCTTTGGCTGCGATGGAATTCCAAAAAGAAATAGAACAGAAGGCTTGGATCGCCGGAGGAAAAACCCAAACTGCTCCTGCCGCCAGACTCGTGGATTTTGTAGAAGGTAAAATTTCTGCAGATCTTCCTAAAACCTCCTATCCTCCCGGAATTATATCTGCGGATCTTTCTTCTGTTCTTCCTAAATTTGTGATGAATGCGCTACAAAATGGATTCAAAGAATTTAATAAATCTATGAGAGGATATCTGACTAACGAGGCAGTGGTCCATGCTCCGGAGACTAGGACTTCTTCTCCCGTCAGTATTCCAAGAGATCCTGAAACTTTGGAACATATTCGTATCAAAGGTTTGTATCCTTGCGGAGAAGGAGCCGGATACGCAGGTGGGATCGTGTCCGCCGCTATGGACGGGATCAGATGTGCACAAGCATGTGCGGTTCATGTTTAG
- a CDS encoding DUF1801 domain-containing protein, which translates to MAQKKDQFQKFTNSDVAETFSEYSPFMREKLFRLRELIFETAKEIQGVGKIEEVLKWGQPSYITPESKSGTTIRIDALKGESKEYAIFFHCQTDLIPRFRKLYPKTFHFEGNRSIIFSENTKIPEKELKQCISFALTYHSDKKKKSN; encoded by the coding sequence ATGGCCCAAAAAAAGGATCAGTTCCAAAAATTCACTAATTCAGATGTAGCGGAAACATTCTCAGAATATTCCCCCTTTATGAGAGAGAAATTATTTCGTTTAAGAGAACTTATATTCGAAACTGCAAAAGAGATCCAAGGAGTCGGTAAGATAGAAGAAGTCTTAAAATGGGGACAACCCAGTTATATCACTCCCGAATCCAAAAGTGGAACTACGATCCGAATAGACGCGCTAAAAGGGGAGTCGAAAGAATATGCGATCTTCTTTCATTGCCAAACGGATCTGATCCCCAGATTTAGAAAATTATACCCTAAAACATTCCATTTCGAAGGAAATAGAAGTATTATATTTTCTGAAAATACTAAGATCCCGGAAAAAGAATTAAAACAATGTATCTCTTTTGCGCTGACTTATCACTCGGATAAAAAGAAAAAGTCAAATTAA
- a CDS encoding acyl-CoA thioesterase has protein sequence MARVQLDLPEKLAWSTSLNIRIYDTNFAAHLAHDKVVSLLHESRARLFKEKGFSELDVNGYGIILTDLVVEYKAEAFFGDQVRVEIGAGDFSAKGCDLYYRMIHTDGPINGKIVCNAKTGLVFMDYATRTVSNIPDVFKSWF, from the coding sequence ATGGCAAGAGTTCAACTGGATCTGCCCGAAAAATTGGCTTGGTCCACCAGCTTAAATATCAGGATTTATGATACAAATTTTGCGGCACATTTAGCTCATGACAAAGTGGTTTCTCTTTTACATGAATCCAGAGCGAGATTATTCAAAGAGAAAGGATTTTCTGAATTGGATGTAAACGGATATGGCATCATTCTCACAGATCTGGTAGTGGAATATAAAGCAGAAGCGTTTTTCGGAGACCAGGTCAGAGTGGAGATCGGAGCGGGAGATTTCAGCGCAAAAGGCTGCGATCTATATTATAGAATGATCCATACGGACGGACCGATCAACGGCAAGATCGTATGTAATGCAAAAACTGGACTCGTGTTCATGGATTATGCTACTAGAACAGTTAGTAATATTCCGGATGTTTTTAAATCCTGGTTCTAA
- a CDS encoding FMN-binding glutamate synthase family protein has translation MSEELLIEYLNLIDEHAWLFWSGVVFLFLLCVFIHDIFQKKHTIKHNFPIVGHIRYLFEKIGPELRQYWVANDKEEMPFNRAERSWVYATAKMQNNNFGFGTTELLYDAGYPIIKHSAFPFSDSKAKFIEGDSSMIPSLKVMGEFRNRKKLYRPASVVNISAMSYGSLGERAVSSLNKGAKIARCYHNTGEGGLSPYHNFGADVVWQLGTGYFGARDEKGKFSLDHFLKRLDANPNVRAIEIKLSQGAKPGKGGILPGAKVTKEIAEIRGIKPGQDCISPNAHTEFDDVKSLIEFIEKLASASGLPIGIKSAVGESKFWEELAGRMKETGHGPDFITIDGGEGGTGAAPLTFTDHVSLPFKVGFARVYKIFQKYEIADRVVWIGSGKLGFPDRAIVAFAMGCDLIHVARETMMSIGCIQAQKCHTGHCPAGVATQSKWLQAGLDVDLKAKRAANYIKGFRKELLSVAHACGYEHPLQFTGNDIEIGAGQNRFRTLTEVLEYERTPVKFSTMMDYTSNITALG, from the coding sequence ATGTCCGAAGAACTATTGATAGAATATCTGAACTTGATAGATGAGCACGCTTGGCTTTTTTGGTCTGGAGTTGTTTTTCTTTTTTTACTCTGCGTTTTTATCCACGATATATTCCAGAAAAAACATACGATCAAACATAACTTTCCGATAGTTGGCCATATCAGATATCTATTCGAAAAAATAGGACCGGAACTCAGACAATACTGGGTGGCGAACGACAAAGAGGAGATGCCTTTTAACAGGGCGGAAAGATCCTGGGTATACGCCACAGCCAAAATGCAAAATAATAATTTCGGTTTCGGAACTACCGAATTATTATACGATGCGGGTTATCCTATCATCAAACATTCCGCCTTCCCTTTTTCCGACAGCAAAGCAAAGTTTATAGAAGGTGACAGTTCCATGATCCCTTCTCTCAAAGTAATGGGAGAATTCAGGAACAGAAAAAAATTATATAGACCCGCATCAGTTGTAAATATTTCCGCAATGTCTTACGGTTCATTGGGAGAAAGAGCGGTATCCTCATTGAACAAAGGAGCAAAAATCGCACGTTGTTATCATAATACGGGAGAAGGCGGGCTTTCTCCCTATCATAATTTCGGCGCGGATGTCGTATGGCAACTGGGCACAGGATATTTCGGTGCCAGGGATGAAAAAGGTAAATTTTCCTTAGATCATTTTTTAAAACGTTTAGATGCAAATCCGAACGTAAGAGCGATAGAGATCAAACTTTCTCAAGGGGCAAAACCCGGGAAAGGAGGGATCTTACCTGGAGCGAAAGTAACCAAAGAGATCGCGGAGATCAGAGGGATCAAACCCGGGCAAGACTGTATTTCGCCTAACGCACATACCGAGTTTGACGACGTAAAAAGCCTGATCGAATTTATAGAAAAATTAGCATCCGCTTCCGGGCTTCCTATAGGGATTAAAAGTGCAGTGGGAGAATCTAAATTTTGGGAGGAACTTGCGGGTAGAATGAAAGAAACAGGCCATGGACCTGACTTCATCACTATCGACGGAGGAGAAGGAGGAACAGGAGCGGCTCCATTAACTTTTACCGATCACGTTTCTCTTCCTTTTAAGGTGGGATTCGCTAGAGTATATAAGATTTTTCAAAAGTACGAGATTGCAGATAGAGTTGTTTGGATCGGCAGCGGAAAATTAGGTTTTCCGGACAGGGCCATAGTTGCATTCGCGATGGGTTGTGATCTCATCCACGTAGCAAGAGAGACTATGATGTCTATCGGTTGTATCCAAGCACAAAAATGTCATACTGGGCATTGTCCTGCGGGCGTGGCTACACAAAGTAAATGGTTACAAGCAGGTTTGGATGTGGATCTAAAAGCAAAACGTGCTGCAAACTATATCAAAGGGTTTAGAAAGGAATTATTATCCGTGGCCCATGCATGTGGATATGAACACCCTCTTCAATTTACAGGGAACGATATAGAGATCGGAGCGGGTCAAAATAGATTCAGGACCCTGACCGAAGTTTTGGAATACGAAAGAACTCCCGTAAAATTCAGCACTATGATGGATTACACGAGTAATATCACTGCACTCGGTTAG
- a CDS encoding UDP-2,3-diacylglucosamine diphosphatase, whose product MKFRRGRLYDAFFISDIHYLLNKKIKSHKHKELFQLLDHLNKKEVRFDNLYLVGDIIENWFFSADRRLQRVKGKKRFNKLFERLDRLSSGNGRKYYIVGNHDTTSYLMRLTPKVEHYLIERGWIICEKAENETLIAIHGHQGQYNKFTWMGSILVLRILHIFASAFPGLFKFSENFYHKHLNRQDPSTVEETLHYYQKLSKLTHQDKKVLISGHTHDFLCIPKMNIINTGDWVKSNSFVIQDGKKFSGIRMTARKEFKKEFVLHV is encoded by the coding sequence ATGAAATTTCGAAGAGGAAGACTTTACGACGCGTTTTTCATTTCGGACATCCATTATCTTCTAAATAAGAAGATCAAATCCCACAAACACAAAGAGCTTTTTCAATTATTAGACCATCTGAACAAAAAAGAAGTCAGGTTCGATAATCTGTATCTGGTCGGCGATATTATCGAAAACTGGTTTTTCAGTGCGGACAGAAGGTTACAAAGAGTAAAAGGCAAAAAAAGATTTAATAAACTTTTTGAACGTCTGGATAGGCTTTCTTCCGGTAACGGGAGAAAATATTATATTGTAGGGAACCACGACACTACTTCTTACCTGATGAGGCTTACCCCCAAAGTAGAACATTATTTGATCGAAAGAGGCTGGATCATCTGCGAGAAGGCGGAAAATGAAACTCTGATCGCAATCCATGGCCACCAAGGCCAATACAATAAATTTACCTGGATGGGTTCCATTCTTGTATTAAGGATCCTTCACATATTCGCGTCCGCATTTCCGGGATTATTCAAATTTTCGGAGAATTTCTACCATAAACATCTGAACAGACAAGATCCAAGCACTGTCGAAGAAACATTACATTATTACCAAAAACTTTCCAAACTTACCCACCAAGATAAGAAGGTATTGATCTCGGGCCATACCCACGACTTTTTATGTATCCCTAAAATGAACATCATCAATACGGGGGACTGGGTGAAGAGTAATAGTTTTGTGATCCAAGACGGCAAAAAATTTTCCGGAATTCGGATGACTGCCAGAAAAGAATTCAAAAAAGAATTCGTCTTACATGTTTGA
- a CDS encoding porin, giving the protein MKARYSFFTLLFFLFSQSIHAGSIKSVKKKKVRQRQTESSETNPNPQQELQEHILTSMGFGKGLSFETSDKQNFLNMRVRFQERAVETIEQEEGEKQTEGLEFQARRARLVFSGNFLGKDWQYYVQLSFSNLDMEKDRPVPLRDASLSYTKFNNANIKVGQMKVPFNRQRFISDGLQEFVDRTVSNEELNLDRDVGVLVSSSNLFGWNCLGYSTGVFGGEGRNRSSNSSGVLTSGKLTYYPLGVFSDNGEPDLEHSEKPKLALSVAAANNQNTNRELSTHGDTYQFARFDYTNTGAEFLFKWKGFSASGEYLTRRANSPFMEKEIGNRTLTEYSRSVKGGFFQLGYLFKNNLGVALRYSEYRPWGKTDPKLTYSRERGLAVSYYLKDHNLKIQADYAYLEGGYVDSLGSHRIRAQIQVFL; this is encoded by the coding sequence ATGAAAGCCCGTTATTCATTTTTCACACTTCTATTCTTTCTATTTTCCCAATCAATCCACGCTGGATCTATTAAATCGGTCAAAAAGAAGAAGGTCCGTCAACGCCAAACGGAAAGCTCCGAAACGAATCCGAACCCGCAACAAGAATTACAAGAACATATATTGACTAGTATGGGATTCGGGAAAGGGCTCTCTTTCGAAACTTCCGATAAACAAAATTTCCTGAACATGAGAGTTCGTTTCCAGGAAAGAGCCGTGGAAACCATCGAGCAAGAAGAAGGAGAAAAACAAACGGAAGGTTTGGAATTCCAAGCCAGAAGGGCCAGGCTCGTTTTTTCCGGGAATTTTTTAGGCAAGGACTGGCAGTATTACGTTCAATTATCTTTTTCTAATTTAGATATGGAAAAAGACAGACCTGTTCCTTTAAGGGACGCTTCTCTATCTTATACAAAATTTAATAATGCGAATATCAAAGTCGGGCAAATGAAAGTGCCTTTTAATCGCCAAAGATTCATCTCCGACGGTTTACAGGAATTCGTAGATAGAACGGTTTCGAATGAAGAATTGAATCTGGACAGGGACGTGGGCGTTTTAGTCTCTTCTTCCAATCTATTCGGATGGAATTGTTTAGGATATTCCACGGGCGTTTTCGGCGGAGAAGGAAGAAATAGGAGCTCCAACTCAAGTGGAGTACTCACAAGCGGGAAACTTACCTATTATCCTTTGGGAGTTTTTTCAGATAATGGAGAACCGGATCTGGAACATTCTGAAAAGCCGAAACTTGCACTCTCAGTCGCTGCGGCGAATAATCAAAATACGAATAGAGAACTTTCCACCCATGGAGACACTTATCAATTTGCAAGATTCGATTACACAAATACAGGAGCAGAGTTCTTATTTAAATGGAAAGGTTTCTCCGCTTCCGGAGAATATCTGACCAGAAGAGCGAACTCCCCTTTTATGGAAAAAGAGATCGGGAATAGAACTCTAACCGAATATTCCAGATCCGTTAAGGGAGGATTTTTTCAATTAGGATATCTTTTTAAGAACAATCTAGGGGTCGCTCTTAGATATTCAGAATACAGGCCTTGGGGAAAAACGGATCCGAAACTTACTTATTCCAGAGAAAGAGGACTTGCGGTCTCCTATTATCTAAAGGATCATAATTTGAAAATACAGGCGGATTACGCTTATTTGGAAGGAGGATATGTGGACAGTCTGGGTTCTCATAGGATCCGAGCCCAGATACAAGTATTTTTATAA
- a CDS encoding DoxX family protein — MPVLTQTVKNRLSTILSVFSALVFLQTLFFKFTGQDESVHIFSTLGIEPWGRIGTGSVEFFVAALLIFPASRFVGALVGFGLMIGAVLSHLLFLGIVVDDDGGLLFAMAVSVLVSCIIILNLEWDHRPPT; from the coding sequence ATGCCGGTTTTGACCCAAACAGTAAAGAATCGATTGTCCACGATACTTTCCGTTTTTTCGGCTCTTGTATTTTTGCAGACCTTATTTTTTAAATTCACCGGGCAGGATGAATCGGTTCATATCTTTTCCACTTTGGGAATAGAACCTTGGGGAAGGATCGGAACAGGATCGGTCGAATTTTTTGTAGCAGCACTTTTAATTTTCCCAGCATCCAGATTCGTAGGAGCCTTAGTCGGTTTCGGTTTGATGATAGGAGCGGTATTATCTCATCTTCTATTTTTAGGGATCGTAGTAGATGACGACGGGGGTTTATTATTCGCAATGGCAGTGAGCGTGCTCGTTTCCTGCATTATCATACTCAATCTAGAGTGGGACCACAGACCTCCCACCTAG